The Amaranthus tricolor cultivar Red isolate AtriRed21 chromosome 6, ASM2621246v1, whole genome shotgun sequence genome has a segment encoding these proteins:
- the LOC130815566 gene encoding uncharacterized protein LOC130815566: protein MFHHHHQSHNINSNIDMYSTPIRGESLDENEMEYDDDDDDDVVVENQGNDQDVQYGEDGGNSVHHVDASLYTQPSFQDLVSQFGSPPSFTQLVQPSQQLPNNNDEAPIPSKKSWDLIEDIALICSVMNTSTDPIVSTNQKIRVRWQKVKEAYEPARMERPHLIP from the coding sequence atgtttcaccaccatcatcaatctcACAATATCAACTCTAATATTGATATGTATTCAACTCCAATAAGGGGTGAAAGTTTAGATGAAAATGAgatggagtatgatgatgatgatgatgatgatgttgttgtTGAAAATCAAGGAAATGATCAAGATGTTCAATATGGTGAAGATGGAGGAAATTCTGTTCATCATGTTGATGCTAGTCTTTACACGCAACCATCATTTCAAGATCTAGTTTCACAATTTGGTTCACCACCGAGCTTCACTCAATTGGTTCAACCATCTCAACAGCTacctaataataatgatgaagcCCCTATACCTTCAAAGAAAAGTTGGGATTTGATTGAAGATATTGCTCTCATATGTTCAGTCATGAACACAAGTACAGATCCAATTGTGAGCACCAACCAAAAGATAAGAGTGAGGTGGCAGAAAGTTAAGGAAGCTTATGAACCAGCGAGGATGGAACGACCCCATCTGATCCCATGA